Proteins encoded together in one Oscillatoria salina IIICB1 window:
- a CDS encoding AMIN domain-containing protein codes for MSRQLVRENQKLSDLDRSKNCHNIINSKHSSASKCQNGNNCEINQSGMWRTKRAQKKKARPRLGVGTRQWGISCIVAIAIGQTIYHRVEAATLKKWEFDPQTSQLEIMIEEGTTPNYFLLADPLRLVIDLPNTQLGRVPTTANYPGLVYRVRVSQFSEDVTRIVLDFFPEETFKVEQIELKQSSSELDNTQWILRPLVSQTIENPSPVFSTILPPAKFPRTGEPTVVVPPLHSNTQPSTTPTPPQNSSSPERGLPTIEFGQPLPKKLPTK; via the coding sequence ATGTCAAGACAGTTAGTGAGAGAAAACCAAAAACTTAGTGATTTAGATCGCAGCAAAAATTGTCATAATATCATCAACAGCAAACACAGTAGTGCAAGCAAATGTCAAAATGGCAATAATTGTGAAATCAATCAGAGCGGAATGTGGCGAACAAAACGAGCGCAGAAGAAAAAAGCAAGACCAAGACTAGGAGTAGGTACCCGACAGTGGGGTATTTCCTGCATAGTAGCGATCGCGATCGGACAAACAATTTACCACCGAGTCGAAGCAGCCACCCTAAAAAAGTGGGAATTCGATCCCCAGACAAGTCAACTAGAAATCATGATTGAAGAAGGGACAACACCCAACTATTTTCTTTTAGCCGATCCCCTACGCTTAGTCATCGATCTCCCCAACACTCAGTTAGGTAGAGTACCAACCACAGCCAATTACCCTGGTTTAGTCTATCGAGTGCGAGTTTCTCAGTTCAGTGAAGATGTCACCCGCATCGTTTTAGATTTCTTTCCAGAAGAAACATTTAAAGTCGAACAAATAGAGTTAAAACAGTCCAGCAGCGAATTAGACAACACCCAGTGGATCTTACGTCCCTTGGTTAGCCAAACCATTGAAAACCCCAGCCCAGTTTTTTCCACAATCTTACCACCAGCGAAATTTCCCCGCACCGGAGAACCAACAGTGGTCGTTCCACCCCTACATAGCAATACTCAGCCATCAACAACACCAACACCACCTCAGAATTCCTCTTCACCCGAACGAGGATTGCCAACCATCGAATTTGGTCAACCACTACCCAAAAAACTGCCCACCAAGTAA